From Camelus ferus isolate YT-003-E chromosome 18, BCGSAC_Cfer_1.0, whole genome shotgun sequence, one genomic window encodes:
- the ATXN2L gene encoding ataxin-2-like protein isoform X2 produces the protein MLKPQPPQQTSQPQQPPPTQQAVARRPPGGTSPPNGGLPGPLASTSAPPGPPAAASPCLGPAAAAGSGLRRGAEGILAPQPPPQQQQHQERTGAAAIGSARGQSTGKGPPQSPVFEGVYNNSRMLHFLTAVVGSTCDVKVKNGTTYEGIFKTLSSKFELAVDAVHRKASEPAGGPRREDIVDTMVFKPSDVMLVHFRNVDFNYATKDKFTDSAIAMNSKVNGEHKEKVLQRWEGGDSNSDDYDLESDMSNGWDPNEMFKFNEENYGVKTTYDSSLSSYTVPLEKDNSEEFRQRELRAAQLAREIESSPQYRLRIAMENDDGRTEEEKHSAVQRQGSGRESPSLASREGKYIPLPQRVREGPRGGVRCSSSRGGRPGLSSLPPRGPHHLDNSSPGPGSETRGINGGPSRMSPKAQRPLRGAKTLSSPSSRPSGEASVPPPAAVLPFLPVGRMYPPRSPKSAAPAPISASCPEPPIGSAVPTSSASIPVTSAVVDPGVGSISPASPKISLAPTDVKELPAKEPGRTLESQELSRIAGKVPGLQNEQKRFQLEELRKFGAQFKLQPSSSPETSLDPFPPRILKEEAKGKEKEVDGLLTSEPMGSPVSSKTESVSDKEDKPPLPAAGSTEGPDQPPPPCPSQTGSPPVSLMKGDDKDEGPVAEQVKKSTLNPNAKEFNPTKPLLSVNKSTSTPTSPGPRTHSTPSIPVLTAGQSGLYSPQYISYIPQIHMGPAVQAPQMYPYPVSNSVPGQQGKYRGAKGSLPPQRSDQHQPASAPPMMQAAAAAGPPLVAATPYSSYIPYNPPQFPGQPTMMQPMAHYPSQPVFAPMLQSNPRMLTSGSHPQAIVSSSTPQYPSAEQPTPQALYATVHQSYPHHATQLHAHQPQPATTPTGSQPQSQHAAPSPVQHQAGQAPHLGSGQPQQNLYHPGALTGTPPSLPPGPSAQSPQSNFPQPAAVYAIHHQQLPHGFTNMAHVTQAHVQTGITAAPPPHPGAPHPPQVMLLHPPQSHGGPPQGAVPQSGVPALSASTPSPYPYIGHPQGEQPGQAPGFPGGADDRILQSHPSQQLPFHPPGN, from the exons GGGACAAAGCACAGGAAAGGGACCCCCACAGTCACCG GTGTTTGAGGGTGTCTACAACAATTCCAGAATGCTGCATTTCCTTACAGCTGTTGTG GGCTCCACTTGTGATGTAAAGGTGAAGAATGGTACCACCTATGAAGGTATCTTCAAGACACTGAGCTCAAAG TTTGAACTGGCTGTAGACGCTGTGCACCGGAAAGCATCTGAGCCAGCAGGTGGTCCTCGTCGGGAGGACATAGTGGATACCATGGTATTTAAGCCAAGTGATGTCATGCTTGTCCACTTCCGAAATGTTGACTTCAATTATGCTACTAAAG ACAAGTTCACTGATTCAGCCATTGCCATGAACTCGAAGGTGAATGGGGAGCACAAAGAGAAGGTGCTTCAGCGTTGGGAGGGGGGCGACAGCAACAGCGATGACTACGACCTCGAGTCTGACATG tCCAATGGATGGGACCCCAATGAAATGTTCAAGTTCAATGAGGAGAACTATGGTGTGAAGACCACCTATGACAGCAGTCTCTCTTCTTACAC TGTGCCCTTAGAGAAAGACAACTCAGAAGAATTTCGACAAAGGGAGCTGCGTGCGGCCCAGTTGGCTCGAGAGATTGAATCGAGCCCCCAGTACCGCCTGAGGATCGCCATGGAGAACGATGATGGGCgcacagaggaggagaagcaCAGCGCAGTCCAGCGGCAGGGTTCAGGGCGAGAGAGCCCCAGCTTGGCATCGAG GGAGGGAAAGTATATCCCTCTACCCCAACGAGTTCGGGAAGGTCCCCGGGGAGGAGTTCGATGCAGTAGCTCTCGGGGTGGCCGTCCTGGCCTTAGCTCTTTGCCACCTCGTGGTCCTCACCATCTTGACAATAGCAGTCCCGGCCCAGGTTCTGAGACACGTGGTATCAATGGAG gtcctTCCCGCATGTCCCCTAAGGCACAGCGGCCTCTGAGAGGTGCCAAGACTCTCTCTTCTCCCAGCAGCAGGCCTTCTGGAGAAGCTTCTGTTCCACCTCCTGCTGCAG TTCTCCCATTTCTTCCAGTGGGCCGGATGTACCCTCCACGCTCTCCCAAgtcagctgcccctgccccaatCTCAGCTTCCTGTCCAGAGCCTCCCATCGGCTCAGCAGTACCAACCTCTTCAGCTTCCATCCCTGTGACATCAGCAGTTGTGGATCCTGGAGTAGGCTCCATTTCCCCAGCTTCTCCAAAGATCTCACTGGCCCCCACGGATG TAAAAGAACTTCCAGCCAAGGAACCTGGGAGAACTCTGGAGTCCCAGGAGCTGTCCCGGATAGCTGGGAAAg TCCCTGGCCTTCAGAACGAACAGAAACGCTTTCAACTGGAAGAACTGAGAAAGTTTGGGGCCCAGTTTAAG ctTCAGCCCAGTAGCTCCCCTGAGACCAGCCTGGATCCTTTTCCTCCCCGGATCCTAAAGGAGGAGgccaaagggaaggagaaggaagttgATGGTCTTTTGACTTCAGAGCCCATGGGGTCCCCTGTTTCCTCCAAGACAGAATCCGTATCGGATAAGGAGGACAAACCACCCCTGCCAGCAGCAGGAAGCACTGAGGGGCCAGATCAGCCCCCTCCACCTTGCCCAAGCCAAACTGGCAGCCCCCCAGTGAGCCTCATGAAGGGAGATGACAAGGATGAGGGCCCTGTTGCTGA ACAAGTGAAGAAGTCAACATTGAATCCCAATGCCAAGGAGTTCAATCCCACTAAGCCTCTGCTGTCTGTG AATAAATCCACCAGTACTCCAACTTCTCCTGGGCCCCGGACTCATTCAACCCCCTCCATCCCGGTGCTGACGGCAGGCCAGAGTGGGCTCTATAGCCCCCAGTATATTTCCTACATACCTCAGATCCACATGGGACCAGCTGTTCAG GCACCTCAGATGTATCCGTATCCTGTGTCCAACTCAGTGCCTGGACAGCAGGGCAAGTACCGGGGAGCAAAAG gctccctgcccccCCAGCGCTCGGACCAACACCAGCCAGCCTCGGCCCCTCCGATGATGCAGGCCGCTGCCGCTGCCGGCCCACCTCTGGTGGCTGCCACACCCTATTCTTCCTACATCCCCTACAACCCACCACAGTTCCCAGGCCAGCCCACCATGATGCAGCCCATGGCCCACTACCCCTCGCAG CCGGTGTTTGCCCCCATGCTTCAAAGCAACCCACGCATGCTGACGTCGGGGAGCCATCCCCAGGCCATCGTGTCATCCTCCACCCCTCAGTACCCTTCTGCAGAGCAGCCCACCCCCCAAGCCCTTTATG CCACTGTTCACCAGTCCTATCCACACCATGCCACGCAGCTCCATGCCCACCAGCCGCAGCCGGCCACCACACCTACTGGGAGCCAGCCGCAGTCCCAGCATGCGGCCCCCAGTCCTGTCCAG CACCAGGCGGGGCAGGCCCCACACCTGGGCAGTGGACAGCCACAGCAGAATCTGTACCACCCAGGGGCCCTGACAGGCACACCGCCTTCTCTGCCGCCGGGACCTTCTGCCCAGTCCCCTCAGAGCAACTTCCCCCAGCCAGCCGCTGTGTACGCCATCCACCACCAGCAGCTGCCCCACGGCTTCACCAACATGGCCCATGTTACCCAG GCCCATGTCCAAACTGGAATCACAGCAGCCCCGCCCCCTCACCCTGGGGCTCCCCACCcgccccaggtgatgctgctgcacCCACCCCAGAGCCATGGGGGCCCCCCCCAAGGCGCAGTGCCCCAGAGTGGGGTGCCTGCACTCTCAGCTTCCACACCCTCACCCTACCCCTACATCGGACACCCCCAAGGTGAGCAGCCTGGCCAGGCGCCTGGATTTCCAGGAGGAGCCGATGACAGGATTC TTCAATCTCATCCCTCCCAGCAGCTCCCCTTCCACCCCCCGGGGAACTGA
- the ATXN2L gene encoding ataxin-2-like protein isoform X4, protein MLKPQPPQQTSQPQQPPPTQQAVARRPPGGTSPPNGGLPGPLASTSAPPGPPAAASPCLGPAAAAGSGLRRGAEGILAPQPPPQQQQHQERTGAAAIGSARGQSTGKGPPQSPVFEGVYNNSRMLHFLTAVVGSTCDVKVKNGTTYEGIFKTLSSKFELAVDAVHRKASEPAGGPRREDIVDTMVFKPSDVMLVHFRNVDFNYATKDKFTDSAIAMNSKVNGEHKEKVLQRWEGGDSNSDDYDLESDMSNGWDPNEMFKFNEENYGVKTTYDSSLSSYTVPLEKDNSEEFRQRELRAAQLAREIESSPQYRLRIAMENDDGRTEEEKHSAVQRQGSGRESPSLASREGKYIPLPQRVREGPRGGVRCSSSRGGRPGLSSLPPRGPHHLDNSSPGPGSETRGINGGPSRMSPKAQRPLRGAKTLSSPSSRPSGEASVPPPAAVGRMYPPRSPKSAAPAPISASCPEPPIGSAVPTSSASIPVTSAVVDPGVGSISPASPKISLAPTDVKELPAKEPGRTLESQELSRIAGKVPGLQNEQKRFQLEELRKFGAQFKLQPSSSPETSLDPFPPRILKEEAKGKEKEVDGLLTSEPMGSPVSSKTESVSDKEDKPPLPAAGSTEGPDQPPPPCPSQTGSPPVSLMKGDDKDEGPVAEQVKKSTLNPNAKEFNPTKPLLSVNKSTSTPTSPGPRTHSTPSIPVLTAGQSGLYSPQYISYIPQIHMGPAVQAPQMYPYPVSNSVPGQQGKYRGAKGSLPPQRSDQHQPASAPPMMQAAAAAGPPLVAATPYSSYIPYNPPQFPGQPTMMQPMAHYPSQPVFAPMLQSNPRMLTSGSHPQAIVSSSTPQYPSAEQPTPQALYATVHQSYPHHATQLHAHQPQPATTPTGSQPQSQHAAPSPVQHQAGQAPHLGSGQPQQNLYHPGALTGTPPSLPPGPSAQSPQSNFPQPAAVYAIHHQQLPHGFTNMAHVTQAHVQTGITAAPPPHPGAPHPPQVMLLHPPQSHGGPPQGAVPQSGVPALSASTPSPYPYIGHPQGEQPGQAPGFPGGADDRIPPLPPPGELKIVLAAT, encoded by the exons GGGACAAAGCACAGGAAAGGGACCCCCACAGTCACCG GTGTTTGAGGGTGTCTACAACAATTCCAGAATGCTGCATTTCCTTACAGCTGTTGTG GGCTCCACTTGTGATGTAAAGGTGAAGAATGGTACCACCTATGAAGGTATCTTCAAGACACTGAGCTCAAAG TTTGAACTGGCTGTAGACGCTGTGCACCGGAAAGCATCTGAGCCAGCAGGTGGTCCTCGTCGGGAGGACATAGTGGATACCATGGTATTTAAGCCAAGTGATGTCATGCTTGTCCACTTCCGAAATGTTGACTTCAATTATGCTACTAAAG ACAAGTTCACTGATTCAGCCATTGCCATGAACTCGAAGGTGAATGGGGAGCACAAAGAGAAGGTGCTTCAGCGTTGGGAGGGGGGCGACAGCAACAGCGATGACTACGACCTCGAGTCTGACATG tCCAATGGATGGGACCCCAATGAAATGTTCAAGTTCAATGAGGAGAACTATGGTGTGAAGACCACCTATGACAGCAGTCTCTCTTCTTACAC TGTGCCCTTAGAGAAAGACAACTCAGAAGAATTTCGACAAAGGGAGCTGCGTGCGGCCCAGTTGGCTCGAGAGATTGAATCGAGCCCCCAGTACCGCCTGAGGATCGCCATGGAGAACGATGATGGGCgcacagaggaggagaagcaCAGCGCAGTCCAGCGGCAGGGTTCAGGGCGAGAGAGCCCCAGCTTGGCATCGAG GGAGGGAAAGTATATCCCTCTACCCCAACGAGTTCGGGAAGGTCCCCGGGGAGGAGTTCGATGCAGTAGCTCTCGGGGTGGCCGTCCTGGCCTTAGCTCTTTGCCACCTCGTGGTCCTCACCATCTTGACAATAGCAGTCCCGGCCCAGGTTCTGAGACACGTGGTATCAATGGAG gtcctTCCCGCATGTCCCCTAAGGCACAGCGGCCTCTGAGAGGTGCCAAGACTCTCTCTTCTCCCAGCAGCAGGCCTTCTGGAGAAGCTTCTGTTCCACCTCCTGCTGCAG TGGGCCGGATGTACCCTCCACGCTCTCCCAAgtcagctgcccctgccccaatCTCAGCTTCCTGTCCAGAGCCTCCCATCGGCTCAGCAGTACCAACCTCTTCAGCTTCCATCCCTGTGACATCAGCAGTTGTGGATCCTGGAGTAGGCTCCATTTCCCCAGCTTCTCCAAAGATCTCACTGGCCCCCACGGATG TAAAAGAACTTCCAGCCAAGGAACCTGGGAGAACTCTGGAGTCCCAGGAGCTGTCCCGGATAGCTGGGAAAg TCCCTGGCCTTCAGAACGAACAGAAACGCTTTCAACTGGAAGAACTGAGAAAGTTTGGGGCCCAGTTTAAG ctTCAGCCCAGTAGCTCCCCTGAGACCAGCCTGGATCCTTTTCCTCCCCGGATCCTAAAGGAGGAGgccaaagggaaggagaaggaagttgATGGTCTTTTGACTTCAGAGCCCATGGGGTCCCCTGTTTCCTCCAAGACAGAATCCGTATCGGATAAGGAGGACAAACCACCCCTGCCAGCAGCAGGAAGCACTGAGGGGCCAGATCAGCCCCCTCCACCTTGCCCAAGCCAAACTGGCAGCCCCCCAGTGAGCCTCATGAAGGGAGATGACAAGGATGAGGGCCCTGTTGCTGA ACAAGTGAAGAAGTCAACATTGAATCCCAATGCCAAGGAGTTCAATCCCACTAAGCCTCTGCTGTCTGTG AATAAATCCACCAGTACTCCAACTTCTCCTGGGCCCCGGACTCATTCAACCCCCTCCATCCCGGTGCTGACGGCAGGCCAGAGTGGGCTCTATAGCCCCCAGTATATTTCCTACATACCTCAGATCCACATGGGACCAGCTGTTCAG GCACCTCAGATGTATCCGTATCCTGTGTCCAACTCAGTGCCTGGACAGCAGGGCAAGTACCGGGGAGCAAAAG gctccctgcccccCCAGCGCTCGGACCAACACCAGCCAGCCTCGGCCCCTCCGATGATGCAGGCCGCTGCCGCTGCCGGCCCACCTCTGGTGGCTGCCACACCCTATTCTTCCTACATCCCCTACAACCCACCACAGTTCCCAGGCCAGCCCACCATGATGCAGCCCATGGCCCACTACCCCTCGCAG CCGGTGTTTGCCCCCATGCTTCAAAGCAACCCACGCATGCTGACGTCGGGGAGCCATCCCCAGGCCATCGTGTCATCCTCCACCCCTCAGTACCCTTCTGCAGAGCAGCCCACCCCCCAAGCCCTTTATG CCACTGTTCACCAGTCCTATCCACACCATGCCACGCAGCTCCATGCCCACCAGCCGCAGCCGGCCACCACACCTACTGGGAGCCAGCCGCAGTCCCAGCATGCGGCCCCCAGTCCTGTCCAG CACCAGGCGGGGCAGGCCCCACACCTGGGCAGTGGACAGCCACAGCAGAATCTGTACCACCCAGGGGCCCTGACAGGCACACCGCCTTCTCTGCCGCCGGGACCTTCTGCCCAGTCCCCTCAGAGCAACTTCCCCCAGCCAGCCGCTGTGTACGCCATCCACCACCAGCAGCTGCCCCACGGCTTCACCAACATGGCCCATGTTACCCAG GCCCATGTCCAAACTGGAATCACAGCAGCCCCGCCCCCTCACCCTGGGGCTCCCCACCcgccccaggtgatgctgctgcacCCACCCCAGAGCCATGGGGGCCCCCCCCAAGGCGCAGTGCCCCAGAGTGGGGTGCCTGCACTCTCAGCTTCCACACCCTCACCCTACCCCTACATCGGACACCCCCAAGGTGAGCAGCCTGGCCAGGCGCCTGGATTTCCAGGAGGAGCCGATGACAGGATTC CTCCCCTTCCACCCCCCGGGGAACTGAAGATTGTCCTGGCCGCGACCTGA
- the ATXN2L gene encoding ataxin-2-like protein isoform X15 has product MLKPQPPQQTSQPQQPPPTQQAVARRPPGGTSPPNGGLPGPLASTSAPPGPPAAASPCLGPAAAAGSGLRRGAEGILAPQPPPQQQQHQERTGAAAIGSARGQSTGKGPPQSPVFEGVYNNSRMLHFLTAVVGSTCDVKVKNGTTYEGIFKTLSSKFELAVDAVHRKASEPAGGPRREDIVDTMVFKPSDVMLVHFRNVDFNYATKDKFTDSAIAMNSKVNGEHKEKVLQRWEGGDSNSDDYDLESDMSNGWDPNEMFKFNEENYGVKTTYDSSLSSYTVPLEKDNSEEFRQRELRAAQLAREIESSPQYRLRIAMENDDGRTEEEKHSAVQRQGSGRESPSLASREGKYIPLPQRVREGPRGGVRCSSSRGGRPGLSSLPPRGPHHLDNSSPGPGSETRGINGGPSRMSPKAQRPLRGAKTLSSPSSRPSGEASVPPPAAVLPFLPVGRMYPPRSPKSAAPAPISASCPEPPIGSAVPTSSASIPVTSAVVDPGVGSISPASPKISLAPTDVKELPAKEPGRTLESQELSRIAGKVPGLQNEQKRFQLEELRKFGAQFKLQPSSSPETSLDPFPPRILKEEAKGKEKEVDGLLTSEPMGSPVSSKTESVSDKEDKPPLPAAGSTEGPDQPPPPCPSQTGSPPVSLMKGDDKDEGPVAEQVKKSTLNPNAKEFNPTKPLLSVNKSTSTPTSPGPRTHSTPSIPVLTAGQSGLYSPQYISYIPQIHMGPAVQAPQMYPYPVSNSVPGQQGKYRGAKGSLPPQRSDQHQPASAPPMMQAAAAAGPPLVAATPYSSYIPYNPPQFPGQPTMMQPMAHYPSQPVFAPMLQSNPRMLTSGSHPQAIVSSSTPQYPSAEQPTPQALYAPGGAGPTPGQWTATAESVPPRGPDRHTAFSAAGTFCPVPSEQLPPASRCVRHPPPAAAPRLHQHGPCYPGPCPNWNHSSPAPSPWGSPPAPGDAAAPTPEPWGPPPRRSAPEWGACTLSFHTLTLPLHRTPPSSPSTPRGTEDCPGRDLRPP; this is encoded by the exons GGGACAAAGCACAGGAAAGGGACCCCCACAGTCACCG GTGTTTGAGGGTGTCTACAACAATTCCAGAATGCTGCATTTCCTTACAGCTGTTGTG GGCTCCACTTGTGATGTAAAGGTGAAGAATGGTACCACCTATGAAGGTATCTTCAAGACACTGAGCTCAAAG TTTGAACTGGCTGTAGACGCTGTGCACCGGAAAGCATCTGAGCCAGCAGGTGGTCCTCGTCGGGAGGACATAGTGGATACCATGGTATTTAAGCCAAGTGATGTCATGCTTGTCCACTTCCGAAATGTTGACTTCAATTATGCTACTAAAG ACAAGTTCACTGATTCAGCCATTGCCATGAACTCGAAGGTGAATGGGGAGCACAAAGAGAAGGTGCTTCAGCGTTGGGAGGGGGGCGACAGCAACAGCGATGACTACGACCTCGAGTCTGACATG tCCAATGGATGGGACCCCAATGAAATGTTCAAGTTCAATGAGGAGAACTATGGTGTGAAGACCACCTATGACAGCAGTCTCTCTTCTTACAC TGTGCCCTTAGAGAAAGACAACTCAGAAGAATTTCGACAAAGGGAGCTGCGTGCGGCCCAGTTGGCTCGAGAGATTGAATCGAGCCCCCAGTACCGCCTGAGGATCGCCATGGAGAACGATGATGGGCgcacagaggaggagaagcaCAGCGCAGTCCAGCGGCAGGGTTCAGGGCGAGAGAGCCCCAGCTTGGCATCGAG GGAGGGAAAGTATATCCCTCTACCCCAACGAGTTCGGGAAGGTCCCCGGGGAGGAGTTCGATGCAGTAGCTCTCGGGGTGGCCGTCCTGGCCTTAGCTCTTTGCCACCTCGTGGTCCTCACCATCTTGACAATAGCAGTCCCGGCCCAGGTTCTGAGACACGTGGTATCAATGGAG gtcctTCCCGCATGTCCCCTAAGGCACAGCGGCCTCTGAGAGGTGCCAAGACTCTCTCTTCTCCCAGCAGCAGGCCTTCTGGAGAAGCTTCTGTTCCACCTCCTGCTGCAG TTCTCCCATTTCTTCCAGTGGGCCGGATGTACCCTCCACGCTCTCCCAAgtcagctgcccctgccccaatCTCAGCTTCCTGTCCAGAGCCTCCCATCGGCTCAGCAGTACCAACCTCTTCAGCTTCCATCCCTGTGACATCAGCAGTTGTGGATCCTGGAGTAGGCTCCATTTCCCCAGCTTCTCCAAAGATCTCACTGGCCCCCACGGATG TAAAAGAACTTCCAGCCAAGGAACCTGGGAGAACTCTGGAGTCCCAGGAGCTGTCCCGGATAGCTGGGAAAg TCCCTGGCCTTCAGAACGAACAGAAACGCTTTCAACTGGAAGAACTGAGAAAGTTTGGGGCCCAGTTTAAG ctTCAGCCCAGTAGCTCCCCTGAGACCAGCCTGGATCCTTTTCCTCCCCGGATCCTAAAGGAGGAGgccaaagggaaggagaaggaagttgATGGTCTTTTGACTTCAGAGCCCATGGGGTCCCCTGTTTCCTCCAAGACAGAATCCGTATCGGATAAGGAGGACAAACCACCCCTGCCAGCAGCAGGAAGCACTGAGGGGCCAGATCAGCCCCCTCCACCTTGCCCAAGCCAAACTGGCAGCCCCCCAGTGAGCCTCATGAAGGGAGATGACAAGGATGAGGGCCCTGTTGCTGA ACAAGTGAAGAAGTCAACATTGAATCCCAATGCCAAGGAGTTCAATCCCACTAAGCCTCTGCTGTCTGTG AATAAATCCACCAGTACTCCAACTTCTCCTGGGCCCCGGACTCATTCAACCCCCTCCATCCCGGTGCTGACGGCAGGCCAGAGTGGGCTCTATAGCCCCCAGTATATTTCCTACATACCTCAGATCCACATGGGACCAGCTGTTCAG GCACCTCAGATGTATCCGTATCCTGTGTCCAACTCAGTGCCTGGACAGCAGGGCAAGTACCGGGGAGCAAAAG gctccctgcccccCCAGCGCTCGGACCAACACCAGCCAGCCTCGGCCCCTCCGATGATGCAGGCCGCTGCCGCTGCCGGCCCACCTCTGGTGGCTGCCACACCCTATTCTTCCTACATCCCCTACAACCCACCACAGTTCCCAGGCCAGCCCACCATGATGCAGCCCATGGCCCACTACCCCTCGCAG CCGGTGTTTGCCCCCATGCTTCAAAGCAACCCACGCATGCTGACGTCGGGGAGCCATCCCCAGGCCATCGTGTCATCCTCCACCCCTCAGTACCCTTCTGCAGAGCAGCCCACCCCCCAAGCCCTTTATG CACCAGGCGGGGCAGGCCCCACACCTGGGCAGTGGACAGCCACAGCAGAATCTGTACCACCCAGGGGCCCTGACAGGCACACCGCCTTCTCTGCCGCCGGGACCTTCTGCCCAGTCCCCTCAGAGCAACTTCCCCCAGCCAGCCGCTGTGTACGCCATCCACCACCAGCAGCTGCCCCACGGCTTCACCAACATGGCCCATGTTACCCAG GCCCATGTCCAAACTGGAATCACAGCAGCCCCGCCCCCTCACCCTGGGGCTCCCCACCcgccccaggtgatgctgctgcacCCACCCCAGAGCCATGGGGGCCCCCCCCAAGGCGCAGTGCCCCAGAGTGGGGTGCCTGCACTCTCAGCTTCCACACCCTCACCCTACCCCTACATCGGACACCCCCAAG CTCCCCTTCCACCCCCCGGGGAACTGAAGATTGTCCTGGCCGCGACCTGAGACCTCCATGA